One genomic segment of Scophthalmus maximus strain ysfricsl-2021 chromosome 3, ASM2237912v1, whole genome shotgun sequence includes these proteins:
- the myt1b gene encoding myelin transcription factor 1 isoform X8, giving the protein MYSRDLHLKVNRSSIAVLTCSDCDQAMKDCEFSEKENEFRGELVNQRWTRGERTSSRCQASQRLQSRRPIMMSIEGDDKRTRTRSKGIRVPIELVGQELSCPTPGCNGSGHISGRYSRHRSILGCPIARKRRLEEAEAEQEQEETERPASKRKSHPLKLTLDEGFSAESDASSEAEGEGEKDGENAGDAKEEEEQEQEQEEDREAVADEEGEGMTEDLMQESQTNGQEVEMQSQQKEEEGRTKEEDTHQKEENSVIADEEEECVIIEPELRAAPPASEESQSPSPSGEVAGNSLFHAGRVSDNTAPTVAIQLPVAMETEVTVAAKWGEDVKDKPEGDMSNGGEEEEEAAHRVQVLEGSSVLQKEAAEVEAAEFEQEVEDEQGECEDGSHHVSRDNHQYLTADVPHEEVKDEEEEEEEEEGEEEEEMAVPAQHRQDTLALLEEDEERDEEDLRNHVLPLPDVPTVIRTITSTAAAQGTHITAEDHRAGPLEAYSLHRASPLDKCDSHGPSPLHSYKASPPLSYSSHRASPLEDYFPNPRVENYKIHKASSSASPDIIEVRSDKSEEKDFEDVDGDDERDDEDSLSQRSTVTDESEMFDMTRGNLGLLEQAIALKAEQVRPAGPRELLRAPDIHHQRYFTMEDRPKHLDIIRKSYFSKESSKPEKREIKCPTPGCDGTGHVTGLYPHHRSLSGCPHKDRIPPEILAMHENVLKCPTPGCTGQGHVNSNRNTHRSLSGCPIAAAEKLTKGHDKQHLSQPGSEHLKGSPNDRVLRPMCFVKQLEVPAYGSYRPNMAPATPRANLAKELEKYSKVTFDYASFDAQVFGKRLLAPKMPTSETSPKAFKTKPSFPKSSSPSLSLHGYGKSSTLAYDYSQDAEAAHMAATAILNLSTRCWEKPENLSTKAQNKEMDIEVDENGTLDLSMKKPFKREGSLSATSPGVRSPDPSSSSASSLHHGGSSGMTSPNLHAYKQEDWEGPLDYTKPNRQREEEVDEMEHTGQSFVSSDPEDCDMMQECLEDRKYPGEVTTPSFKVKFQPKDSKKELLSCPTPGCDGSGHITGNYASHRSLSGCPLADKSLRSLMAAHTPELKCPTPGCDGSGHITGNYASHRSISGCPRAKKSGIKTPTKDNQEDSELLKCPVPGCDSLGHISGKYATHRSAYGCPLAARRQKEGVLNGTPFNWKAFKTEGPTCPTPGCDGSGHANGSFLTHRSLSGCPRALFAKKKAKFPTEEYLSTKFRASDVLDNDEDIKQLNKEINDLNESNNEMEADMVNLQTQISSMEKNLKSIEHENKMIEEQNEALFMELSGLSRALIRSLANIRLPHMQEPLTEQNFDSYVSTLTDMYTNKDCFQSPENKALLESINKAVKGIKV; this is encoded by the exons AAAATGAGTTTCGGGGCGAGCTGGTGAACCAGCGGTGGACACGAGGCGAGAGGACCAGCAGCCGCTGTCAGGCCTCCCAGAGACTGCAGAGCCGTCGACCAATCATG ATGAGCATAGAGGGTGATGACAAGCGGACTCGCACTCGGTCCAAGGGCATCAGAG TTCCCATTGAGCTCGTAGGACAAGAGCTGAG CTGCCCCACCCCTGGATGCAATGGCTCTGGCCATATCAGTGGGAGATACTCGCGACACAGAAG CATTTTGGGTTGCCCCATAGCCAGAAAGCGGCGTCTGGAGGAAGCAGAGGccgagcaggagcaggaggaaacagagcGGCCTGCCTCCAAGAGAAAGTCCCACCCCCTGAAGCTGACCCTGGACGAGGGCTTCAGCGCAGAAAGTGACGCCAGCAGCGAGgccgagggagagggagaaaaggatgGCGAGAACGCAGGAGACGccaaggaggaagaggagcaggagcaggagcaggaggaggacagggaggcagttgcagatgaggagggagagggaatgaCAGAAGACCTGATGCAGGAGAGCCAGACAAatggacaggaagtggagatgcagagtcaacagaaagaggaggaagggaggacgAAAGAGGAAGACACACATCAGAAAGAGGAGAACTCAGTAATAGCTGATGAAG aggaggagtgtgtgatcATCGAGCCTGAGCTCAGAGCAGCGCCACCTGCATCCGAGGAGTCTCAGTCTCCTTCTCCGAGCGGCGAAGTTGCAGGCAACTCTCTCTTCCACGCTGGCCGGGTTTCCGACAACACTGCTCCAACTGTGGCCATTCAACTgcctgttgctatggagacgGAAGTCACCGTGGCAGCCAAGTGGGGCGAAGACGTAAAGGACAAGCCGGAGGGGGACATGAGTaatgggggagaggaagaggaagaggcagcgCACAGAGTTCAAGTGTTGGAAGGATCATCTGTTCTGCAGAAGGAAGCGGCTGAAGTGGAGGCAGCGGAGTTcgagcaggaggtggaggatgagcaAGGAGAATGCGAAGACGGGAGCCACCATGTGAGCCGGGATAACCACCAGTATCTGACCGCAGATGTCCCTCATGAAGAAGtcaaagatgaagaggaggaggaggaggaggaagagggggaagaggaggaagagatggcaGTGCCAGCGCAGCATAGGCAGGACACCTTAGCATTActagaggaggatgaggagagagatgaagaggaccTAAGGAACCATGTTCTGCCCCTTCCTGATGTGCCAACTGTCATCCGCACCATCACCAGCACCGCAGCAGCTCAGGGAACACACATCACGGCTGAAGACCACAGGGCCGGGCCTCTGGAGGCCTACAGCTTGCACAGGGCAAGTCCCCTAGACAAATGTGACTCTCATGGACCTAGCCCTCTTCACAGTTACAAGGCCAGCCCGCCTTTAAGCTACAGCTCCCACAGGGCCAGTCCGCTGGAGGACTACTTTCCCAACCCCAGAGTTGAGAACTATAAAATCCACAAAGCTTCGTCCTCAGCCTCTCCCGACATTATCGAGGTGCGATCCGATAAGTCGGAGGAGAAAGACTTTGAAGACGTGGACGGGGACGACGAGCGCGACGACGAAGACAGCCTGTCGCAGCGCTCCACCGTGACCGACGAGTCCGAGATGTTTGACATGACCCGAGGAAACCTAGGCCTGCTGGAGCAGGCCATTGCCCTGAAGGCAGAGCAGGTGAGGCCAGCTGGGCCCAGAGAGCTACTCCGTGCCCCAGATATCCACCACCAGCGATACTTCACCATGGAGGACAGACCCAAGCACCTGGACATCATCCGCAAGAGCTACTTCAGCAAAG AGAGCAGTAAGCCAGAGAAGAGGGAGATCAAGTGTCCGACCCCGGGGTGTGATGGGACGGGTCACGTGACCGGCCTTTACCCCCACCACCGCAGCCTGTCAGGCTGCCCGCACAAGGACAGGATCCCCCCGGAGA TTCTGGCCATGCATGAGAATGTGCTGAAGTGTCCAACTCCTGGCTGCACCGGTCAGGGCCACGTTAACAGCAACCGCAACACACACCGCAG CCTTTCCGGATGCCCCATTGCTGCTGCAGAGAAGCTGACAAAGGGCCACGATAAGCAGCATCTCTCTCAGCCAGGCAGCGAGCACCTGAAAGGAAGTCCCAACGACAGAGTGTTGAG gcCCATGTGCTTTGTGAAGCAGCTGGAGGTGCCCGCGTACGGCAGCTACAGGCCTAACATGGCACCTGCCACACCTCGCGCCAACCTGGCCAAGGAGCTGGAGAAGTACTCCAAGGTAACCTTCGATTATGCAAGCTTCGACGCGCAAGTGTTCGGGAAGCGCCTGCTTGCTCCAAAGATGCCCACCAGCGAAACCTCACCCAAAGCCTTCAAAA CTAAGCCCTCGTTCCCCAAGTCCTCGTCGCCCAGCCTCAGTCTCCACGGTTACGGAAAGAGCTCCACCTTGGCCTATGACTACTCCCAGGATGCCGAGGCCGCTCACATGGCTGCCACTGCCATCCTCAATCTGTCCACGCGCTGCTGGGAGAAACCTGAGAACCTCAGCACCAAAGCCCAAAACAAG GAAATGGACATTGAGGTGGATGAGAATGGCACCTTGGACCTGAGTATGAAGAAGCCCTTTAAACGAGAGGGCAGTCTGTCCGCCACCAGCCCTGGGGTGCGGTCCCCggacccttcctcctcctccgcctcctcgctGCATCACGGTGGAAGCAGTGGGATGACATCACCGAACCTACACGCCTACAAGCAGGAGGATTGGGAGGGACCTCTGGATTACACCAAACCCAACCGccaaagggaggaggaagtggacgaG ATGGAGCACACTGGCCAGTCATTCGTCTCGTCTGACCCGGAGGACTGCGACATGATGCAGGAATGTCTAGAGGACAGGAAGTACCCGGGTGAGGTCACGACCCCGAGCTTCAAGGTCAAGTTCCAGCCCAAGGATAGCAAGAAAGAGCTTCTCTC GTGCCCGACACCTGGTTGTGATGGCAGTGGCCACATCACTGGAAACTATGCGTCCCATCGCAG tcTGTCTGGGTGTCCTCTCGCTGATAAGAGCCTTCGGTCCCTCATGGCGGCCCACACCCCTGAACTCAA ATGCCCCACTCCAGGTTGTGACGGCTCCGGTCACATCACAGGAAACTACGCCTCCCACAGAag TATCTCTGGGTGCCCGCGTGCCAAGAAAAGTGGAATTAAAACTCCTACCAAGGACAACCAGGAGGACTCCGAGCTTTTAAA GTGCCCCGTGCCGGGCTGCGACAGCCTGGGCCACATTAGCGGGAAGTACGCCACGCACCGCAGCGCCTACGGGTGTCCGCTGGCGGCCCGCAGACAGAAGGAGGGCGTCTTGAATGGCACACCCTTCAACTGGAAGGCCTTCAAGACTGAGGGGCCGACCTGTCCCACCCCAGGCTGTGATGGCTCCGGACATGCTAATGGGAGCTTCCTCACACACCGCAG CCTCTCAGGATGCCCCAGAGCCTTGTTCGCCAAGAAGAAGGCCAAGTTCCCCACAGAGGAATACCTGAGCACCAAGTTCAGAGCTAGTGATG TTTTGGACAACGATGAGGACATCAAGCAACTCAACAAAGAGATTAACGACCTGAATGAGTCCAACAATGAAATGGAGGCTGACATGGTCAACCTGCAGactcag ATCTCCTCCATGGAGAAGAACCTGAAGAGCATCGAGCACGAGAACAAGATGATTGAGGAGCAGAACGAGGCTCTCTTCATGGAGCTGTCTGGTCTTAGCCGCGCCCTGATCCGCAGCCTGGCTAACATACGCCTGCCACACATG CAGGAGCCGCTCACCGAGCAGAACTTCGACAGCTATGTGAGCACCCTGACCGACATGTACACCAACAAGGACTGCTTCCAGAGCCCAGAGAACAAGGCTCTGCTGGAGAGCATCAACAAAGCTGTGAAGGGCATCAAAGTCTGA
- the myt1b gene encoding myelin transcription factor 1 isoform X7, translated as MMSIEGDDKRTRTRSKGIRVPIELVGQELSCPTPGCNGSGHISGRYSRHRSILGCPIARKRRLEEAEAEQEQEETERPASKRKSHPLKLTLDEGFSAESDASSEAEGEGEKDGENAGDAKEEEEQEQEQEEDREAVADEEGEGMTEDLMQESQTNGQEVEMQSQQKEEEGRTKEEDTHQKEENSVIADEEEECVIIEPELRAAPPASEESQSPSPSGEVAGNSLFHAGRVSDNTAPTVAIQLPVAMETEVTVAAKWGEDVKDKPEGDMSNGGEEEEEAAHRVQVLEGSSVLQKEAAEVEAAEFEQEVEDEQGECEDGSHHVSRDNHQYLTADVPHEEVKDEEEEEEEEEGEEEEEMAVPAQHRQDTLALLEEDEERDEEDLRNHVLPLPDVPTVIRTITSTAAAQGTHITAEDHRAGPLEAYSLHRASPLDKCDSHGPSPLHSYKASPPLSYSSHRASPLEDYFPNPRVENYKIHKASSSASPDIIEVRSDKSEEKDFEDVDGDDERDDEDSLSQRSTVTDESEMFDMTRGNLGLLEQAIALKAEQVRPAGPRELLRAPDIHHQRYFTMEDRPKHLDIIRKSYFSKESSKPEKREIKCPTPGCDGTGHVTGLYPHHRSLSGCPHKDRIPPEILAMHENVLKCPTPGCTGQGHVNSNRNTHRSLSGCPIAAAEKLTKGHDKQHLSQPGSEHLKGSPNDRVLRPMCFVKQLEVPAYGSYRPNMAPATPRANLAKELEKYSKVTFDYASFDAQVFGKRLLAPKMPTSETSPKAFKTKPSFPKSSSPSLSLHGYGKSSTLAYDYSQDAEAAHMAATAILNLSTRCWEKPENLSTKAQNKEMDIEVDENGTLDLSMKKPFKREGSLSATSPGVRSPDPSSSSASSLHHGGSSGMTSPNLHAYKQEDWEGPLDYTKPNRQREEEVDEMEHTGQSFVSSDPEDCDMMQECLEDRKYPGEVTTPSFKVKFQPKDSKKELLSCPTPGCDGSGHITGNYASHRSLSGCPLADKSLRSLMAAHTPELKCPTPGCDGSGHITGNYASHRSISGCPRAKKSGIKTPTKDNQEDSELLKCPVPGCDSLGHISGKYATHRSAYGCPLAARRQKEGVLNGTPFNWKAFKTEGPTCPTPGCDGSGHANGSFLTHRSLSGCPRALFAKKKAKFPTEEYLSTKFRASDVLDNDEDIKQLNKEINDLNESNNEMEADMVNLQTQISSMEKNLKSIEHENKMIEEQNEALFMELSGLSRALIRSLANIRLPHMQEPLTEQNFDSYVSTLTDMYTNKDCFQSPENKALLESINKAVKGIKV; from the exons ATG ATGAGCATAGAGGGTGATGACAAGCGGACTCGCACTCGGTCCAAGGGCATCAGAG TTCCCATTGAGCTCGTAGGACAAGAGCTGAG CTGCCCCACCCCTGGATGCAATGGCTCTGGCCATATCAGTGGGAGATACTCGCGACACAGAAG CATTTTGGGTTGCCCCATAGCCAGAAAGCGGCGTCTGGAGGAAGCAGAGGccgagcaggagcaggaggaaacagagcGGCCTGCCTCCAAGAGAAAGTCCCACCCCCTGAAGCTGACCCTGGACGAGGGCTTCAGCGCAGAAAGTGACGCCAGCAGCGAGgccgagggagagggagaaaaggatgGCGAGAACGCAGGAGACGccaaggaggaagaggagcaggagcaggagcaggaggaggacagggaggcagttgcagatgaggagggagagggaatgaCAGAAGACCTGATGCAGGAGAGCCAGACAAatggacaggaagtggagatgcagagtcaacagaaagaggaggaagggaggacgAAAGAGGAAGACACACATCAGAAAGAGGAGAACTCAGTAATAGCTGATGAAG aggaggagtgtgtgatcATCGAGCCTGAGCTCAGAGCAGCGCCACCTGCATCCGAGGAGTCTCAGTCTCCTTCTCCGAGCGGCGAAGTTGCAGGCAACTCTCTCTTCCACGCTGGCCGGGTTTCCGACAACACTGCTCCAACTGTGGCCATTCAACTgcctgttgctatggagacgGAAGTCACCGTGGCAGCCAAGTGGGGCGAAGACGTAAAGGACAAGCCGGAGGGGGACATGAGTaatgggggagaggaagaggaagaggcagcgCACAGAGTTCAAGTGTTGGAAGGATCATCTGTTCTGCAGAAGGAAGCGGCTGAAGTGGAGGCAGCGGAGTTcgagcaggaggtggaggatgagcaAGGAGAATGCGAAGACGGGAGCCACCATGTGAGCCGGGATAACCACCAGTATCTGACCGCAGATGTCCCTCATGAAGAAGtcaaagatgaagaggaggaggaggaggaggaagagggggaagaggaggaagagatggcaGTGCCAGCGCAGCATAGGCAGGACACCTTAGCATTActagaggaggatgaggagagagatgaagaggaccTAAGGAACCATGTTCTGCCCCTTCCTGATGTGCCAACTGTCATCCGCACCATCACCAGCACCGCAGCAGCTCAGGGAACACACATCACGGCTGAAGACCACAGGGCCGGGCCTCTGGAGGCCTACAGCTTGCACAGGGCAAGTCCCCTAGACAAATGTGACTCTCATGGACCTAGCCCTCTTCACAGTTACAAGGCCAGCCCGCCTTTAAGCTACAGCTCCCACAGGGCCAGTCCGCTGGAGGACTACTTTCCCAACCCCAGAGTTGAGAACTATAAAATCCACAAAGCTTCGTCCTCAGCCTCTCCCGACATTATCGAGGTGCGATCCGATAAGTCGGAGGAGAAAGACTTTGAAGACGTGGACGGGGACGACGAGCGCGACGACGAAGACAGCCTGTCGCAGCGCTCCACCGTGACCGACGAGTCCGAGATGTTTGACATGACCCGAGGAAACCTAGGCCTGCTGGAGCAGGCCATTGCCCTGAAGGCAGAGCAGGTGAGGCCAGCTGGGCCCAGAGAGCTACTCCGTGCCCCAGATATCCACCACCAGCGATACTTCACCATGGAGGACAGACCCAAGCACCTGGACATCATCCGCAAGAGCTACTTCAGCAAAG AGAGCAGTAAGCCAGAGAAGAGGGAGATCAAGTGTCCGACCCCGGGGTGTGATGGGACGGGTCACGTGACCGGCCTTTACCCCCACCACCGCAGCCTGTCAGGCTGCCCGCACAAGGACAGGATCCCCCCGGAGA TTCTGGCCATGCATGAGAATGTGCTGAAGTGTCCAACTCCTGGCTGCACCGGTCAGGGCCACGTTAACAGCAACCGCAACACACACCGCAG CCTTTCCGGATGCCCCATTGCTGCTGCAGAGAAGCTGACAAAGGGCCACGATAAGCAGCATCTCTCTCAGCCAGGCAGCGAGCACCTGAAAGGAAGTCCCAACGACAGAGTGTTGAG gcCCATGTGCTTTGTGAAGCAGCTGGAGGTGCCCGCGTACGGCAGCTACAGGCCTAACATGGCACCTGCCACACCTCGCGCCAACCTGGCCAAGGAGCTGGAGAAGTACTCCAAGGTAACCTTCGATTATGCAAGCTTCGACGCGCAAGTGTTCGGGAAGCGCCTGCTTGCTCCAAAGATGCCCACCAGCGAAACCTCACCCAAAGCCTTCAAAA CTAAGCCCTCGTTCCCCAAGTCCTCGTCGCCCAGCCTCAGTCTCCACGGTTACGGAAAGAGCTCCACCTTGGCCTATGACTACTCCCAGGATGCCGAGGCCGCTCACATGGCTGCCACTGCCATCCTCAATCTGTCCACGCGCTGCTGGGAGAAACCTGAGAACCTCAGCACCAAAGCCCAAAACAAG GAAATGGACATTGAGGTGGATGAGAATGGCACCTTGGACCTGAGTATGAAGAAGCCCTTTAAACGAGAGGGCAGTCTGTCCGCCACCAGCCCTGGGGTGCGGTCCCCggacccttcctcctcctccgcctcctcgctGCATCACGGTGGAAGCAGTGGGATGACATCACCGAACCTACACGCCTACAAGCAGGAGGATTGGGAGGGACCTCTGGATTACACCAAACCCAACCGccaaagggaggaggaagtggacgaG ATGGAGCACACTGGCCAGTCATTCGTCTCGTCTGACCCGGAGGACTGCGACATGATGCAGGAATGTCTAGAGGACAGGAAGTACCCGGGTGAGGTCACGACCCCGAGCTTCAAGGTCAAGTTCCAGCCCAAGGATAGCAAGAAAGAGCTTCTCTC GTGCCCGACACCTGGTTGTGATGGCAGTGGCCACATCACTGGAAACTATGCGTCCCATCGCAG tcTGTCTGGGTGTCCTCTCGCTGATAAGAGCCTTCGGTCCCTCATGGCGGCCCACACCCCTGAACTCAA ATGCCCCACTCCAGGTTGTGACGGCTCCGGTCACATCACAGGAAACTACGCCTCCCACAGAag TATCTCTGGGTGCCCGCGTGCCAAGAAAAGTGGAATTAAAACTCCTACCAAGGACAACCAGGAGGACTCCGAGCTTTTAAA GTGCCCCGTGCCGGGCTGCGACAGCCTGGGCCACATTAGCGGGAAGTACGCCACGCACCGCAGCGCCTACGGGTGTCCGCTGGCGGCCCGCAGACAGAAGGAGGGCGTCTTGAATGGCACACCCTTCAACTGGAAGGCCTTCAAGACTGAGGGGCCGACCTGTCCCACCCCAGGCTGTGATGGCTCCGGACATGCTAATGGGAGCTTCCTCACACACCGCAG CCTCTCAGGATGCCCCAGAGCCTTGTTCGCCAAGAAGAAGGCCAAGTTCCCCACAGAGGAATACCTGAGCACCAAGTTCAGAGCTAGTGATG TTTTGGACAACGATGAGGACATCAAGCAACTCAACAAAGAGATTAACGACCTGAATGAGTCCAACAATGAAATGGAGGCTGACATGGTCAACCTGCAGactcag ATCTCCTCCATGGAGAAGAACCTGAAGAGCATCGAGCACGAGAACAAGATGATTGAGGAGCAGAACGAGGCTCTCTTCATGGAGCTGTCTGGTCTTAGCCGCGCCCTGATCCGCAGCCTGGCTAACATACGCCTGCCACACATG CAGGAGCCGCTCACCGAGCAGAACTTCGACAGCTATGTGAGCACCCTGACCGACATGTACACCAACAAGGACTGCTTCCAGAGCCCAGAGAACAAGGCTCTGCTGGAGAGCATCAACAAAGCTGTGAAGGGCATCAAAGTCTGA